One genomic segment of Rivularia sp. PCC 7116 includes these proteins:
- a CDS encoding Crp/Fnr family transcriptional regulator, translating into MDLTAIDSLPETLRNRITIQSLAPGETLFAQEDEALNLYVVISGRIKLVRYINGGQVSTFEIVRASESLAEVALFAEIYPCTAVAEIDSQVIAYPKEEFLNVLRAYPEMAQDFMAMLVRKIQSLKFRLELRDIRIAHERVLHYLRHLVNFPQETTIITENYTYFFNQSIVHQ; encoded by the coding sequence ATGGATTTGACTGCTATTGATAGCCTTCCCGAAACATTGCGAAACAGGATTACAATTCAAAGTTTAGCTCCTGGAGAAACTTTGTTCGCACAGGAAGACGAAGCATTAAATTTATATGTAGTCATATCAGGTAGAATCAAACTCGTTCGCTATATCAATGGAGGTCAGGTGAGTACTTTTGAGATAGTAAGGGCTTCAGAAAGCTTGGCAGAAGTTGCTTTGTTTGCCGAAATCTACCCTTGTACTGCGGTTGCCGAGATTGACTCGCAAGTTATTGCTTATCCCAAAGAAGAATTTTTAAATGTTTTACGAGCATATCCTGAAATGGCGCAAGATTTTATGGCTATGTTAGTCAGAAAAATTCAGTCTTTGAAGTTTCGTTTAGAACTAAGAGACATTCGTATTGCTCATGAAAGAGTGTTACATTATTTGCGTCATTTAGTAAACTTTCCCCAGGAAACGACTATAATTACGGAAAATTACACCTACTTCTTTAATCAAAGTATCGTTCATCAATAA
- a CDS encoding MarR family winged helix-turn-helix transcriptional regulator: MSNQNVLFSTTYLMVRVAKAHRALVSSALTDMNLHIGQERLLMELWQEDGLTQTQLAERLCIEPPTLTKMLSRLEKTKLLEKRRDVEDARICRIFLTEKGYSFQQPVTELWLSLEETILANLSLEERLLFRRLLMQIFDNLESAKQS; encoded by the coding sequence ATGTCTAATCAAAACGTACTTTTTTCCACTACCTATCTAATGGTACGAGTTGCCAAAGCCCACCGCGCTCTGGTGAGTTCTGCTTTGACAGATATGAACCTTCATATTGGACAGGAAAGGTTATTGATGGAGTTATGGCAAGAAGATGGTTTAACCCAAACCCAACTCGCAGAGCGTCTGTGTATCGAACCACCTACTCTTACGAAAATGCTCAGTAGGTTGGAAAAGACAAAGTTACTAGAAAAACGTAGAGATGTTGAAGATGCAAGAATCTGTCGTATTTTCTTGACTGAAAAGGGGTATTCTTTTCAACAACCTGTCACCGAACTCTGGCTTAGTTTAGAAGAAACAATACTTGCTAATCTATCTTTAGAAGAACGGTTGCTTTTTCGTCGTTTATTAATGCAAATTTTCGATAATTTAGAATCGGCAAAACAATCTTAA
- a CDS encoding thioredoxin domain-containing protein: MIQINSTKIPPLRKNDHIKGVKTTALVLMEYGDYQCSSSGKAHSTIEKLKQQLGDRFCFVFRHFPQPEIHSQSLKAAETAEAAAQGRFWQMHSLLFENQQALEDVNLIEYADRLKLDIPRILRELNERLHQDRIQQDIDSGMEHGVERTPTFFIGIRQEGTQNLETLLLQILETITKD; the protein is encoded by the coding sequence ATGATCCAAATCAATTCTACGAAAATTCCACCTTTACGCAAAAATGACCATATTAAAGGAGTAAAAACTACAGCGTTGGTTTTAATGGAATATGGAGACTACCAATGTTCATCTTCAGGCAAAGCGCACTCTACAATTGAAAAACTAAAACAGCAATTAGGCGATCGCTTTTGTTTTGTGTTTCGGCACTTTCCTCAACCTGAAATTCATTCACAATCTCTAAAAGCAGCAGAAACCGCAGAAGCAGCAGCACAAGGTAGATTTTGGCAAATGCACTCTTTACTGTTTGAAAATCAACAGGCATTAGAAGATGTTAATTTAATAGAATATGCAGACAGACTAAAATTGGATATTCCAAGAATATTAAGAGAGTTAAATGAACGACTTCATCAGGATAGAATCCAGCAAGACATAGATAGTGGTATGGAACATGGAGTCGAACGGACTCCCACTTTCTTTATTGGTATTCGTCAAGAAGGGACACAGAATCTAGAGACTTTGCTGTTGCAAATTTTAGAAACAATAACAAAAGATTAG